The DNA window ttataagggtgtgaaaacctctccctagaagaggcgttttaaaaccgtgaagtcGACGACGAAACGTAACAAGCTAAAGCAAGAAATTGGCACTTACATCAAAAGTTGGCAAAACGTAACGAGCGAGAAAAGGTTGTGAATGAGCATTGCAAGAAACAGTAACGAATTAAAGTCAGAAACTGTGAAACCGACAATATTTATTGGCAGTGAGTTTCAGCGATTACATCAAGAGTTGAAGACAAATTGTGTGCTCACTAATTTAGATGAAGAGGAAAGGAACGAATTAGTCCTCTGGCACTGCCCTCATGAATGAAGGGCCACGCATTTGCATGCCTCAAAGGTTATGGCAGGAGATCATCATTGGGGACAGAACTAAGCTTCACCATTACAGAGAGGGTTCGTGTTCTTGTAAAGACTACTGGTGACCAATTCACGTAAGTATACAGTTTATTAAATGTTCATCAATTCTGTTGCCAGAAAAAGAAACCATCAAATAGATAGAAGAACCCTGATTCTCTGAAGTTACATTTACAGATAGCATCAACTAACATCTTGATCCTAAAGACAACACAACACACAAGGAaacatttaaacaaaatttcaaaagcttcTCACCAGAGATGAGATGATCTCCTTTCTCCTCATGTTGGAGTCTTAAAATCACTTGTGGCTGTAACAATCTCATGAAACTTGGTTCCAACATCCAAAAACACCCAAACCTCGTTCTTCAGTCTTCTCatgactttcatcatccaatgTTTGAAGAAATCTGCAGCCATAACATTCAAGCTCGAGTTCTCTAACAATGAGCTCTGTCGATACTCAACAACCCATGTATGAGGATCTAAGTGCACAGCCGAGGCACCCCATTTGTTCTGTACCCAAGAAGTATTCGCCTCTCGAACCAGGTAACCTATCCCTCCTTCAGACCACTAAGAAACAGAAAGACCAAACAAATCAATGGAGTTTCTTTAAGTTTTCCTGTCCATTGATCAAACTCAACAGGGGTTGTATTTACCTCTGTAACTCTGCCTGATAGGATTGTGAATGAGCGTTGTGAAAACCCTGTTCGAAGCAATCCAGCAGTCTGCAGAGGCCATCCCCATATGCTCACTGCCTCTGTGGCTGATTTGTACATTGTACACTTTGAACTTAAGAGCATTCCCTCCTGCAATCGAAGAACAAGTTAAGAACACGACTGAAATTATACCCAAACAGAGCCGATTGAATCTACCTGGTCAATTTCCCAATATGAATTCGAGTGACTGCAATTTGAAATCTCCCCATTCATCATCTCCTGCAACACTCTCtgcaaaaccctaaattttccattcaaatcttccacgaactgaGATTTCTTACTCGCAGTTCTAACAATTTCCGCCGACAGCTTCGGTCGAAAAACCGCGGCGATCGCGCATGAAAACCCAGAAGTCGCCGCAAAAATCAAGCAAATAGCAAAAATCAACGTCACGAACCGACGAAACTTACTCGAATCTTTTTCCCCTTCCTCAGCTTTAAATCTCGAGGTCAATTTCACTGGAGATTTAAATTTAGGGCAGTTCAAGATCCGAGAGGTGCCGGAAGTCGGTGTGGTCAAAATCGAAGGGTTAAAGGAAATCGGAGTGGTTTCCAGATTAGGTCTTGAAGCAGAGAGCTTCGTGAGGGAGCTTTTCTGGACACTGTAAGGCATTAGGTCTAATGTGGCGTTGATACTGTCCAAGCAAATCTTGCAGTTGCAATTCGCGTCTTTCCGGCAGCCAGGGTAGTAACAGCTGTCACGGGCTTCCGACCTCTCATCATCTTCCCCGGCGACGGTGACGGGTGTGGTGGCGGCGGTGGTGATGGTTGAATTTGAAGAAGCTGAGGATGAAAGGACCGTTTTCATGGCTTCTTTTTTGGGTTCCGTCTCTCAATGACCAAATTTTCAGcgagaatgagagagagagacttgaaaatttaattcgagaagagagagatttggtttcgaaatttgaatttgcaacGGTCATACATATGATGCCACGTGGGATCTATATCTTTTCTGGCTACCTAgtcaaatatattttccatattgttttcattaaaagaatatattaattattttatgcagtTTCATCTTTACATAATTTAGGAAGTCTATACAAAAACTTCCATATTTATGGCATTGATATTCTTATCGtcttaaatatttatcttattaatctatttttttacggatttaatcatttaaatatgagtatatttttttccttaattattTCTCACGTCCTAATCTcctaaactattttaaatctGTGAGATCCTGCTTCgtcaattagagagagaaaccaaACATTTTCGTATGTTGTGTGGAAACTCCTCCCTACGAGACATGTattaaaactgtgaagctaacgacaatacataacaggTTAAAATAGACAGTATCTACTAAGAGTGATCTTGGACTCGGACTATCATATaaagtattagagccagacatcggactgTATACTAATAACGACGTTGGCCCTCAAagggtagattatgagatctctaGCAACTCCCATGACATGAGCTCGTCCTTGCGACGACCGCAACCGAGAAATATCAGGAGGGAATTTTTAGCCATTATGAAaagtatagttttttttttctttgtccaGTAAAATGAAGATAGTTTTGTAAATATGGGATCCGATTTTTTACTATTGGGCCCTATTTTTGCGTAAACGGCCCAATCAAGAGTCAACccaatatcaaaattttaatttttgtccCATTATATTTGAAAGAATAAGTGATAAAACTATTAGACAAATACGACTATCCAcgatagtatgatattgtctactttgagcataaactctcgtgactttgctttggaccTCCCCAACAGACTTCATACTAATGGaaagagtattctttgattataagctcatgatcatttcctaaattagcctaTGTGGGAcattcatcatccaacaaaaacaatattgtTTATTAACAAATCCTAAAATTATTCTCACCAATACATATATAATCTTatcttatgattttaaattattaaatcacAATTTCAAGAACAGATAAAATTACCATTTGATTTATCACAAATcctttaactaattaattacatattaTGAAAGACAAAATGGattattcttaatttctaCTACAAAACTTAATTAAAGGTGGGCCCCACTTGTGTGGGTCAACCTTATTGCAAAAGGCCAACTCAttgttataataaaattaattaaaaaaaaaaggataatgCAACCACTCTTAATAATTTCATCaagaaaaaagtcaaaagtcaaaagtcaaaagtAAAATCCTATTTATTTCAACTTATTactaatcttttaattaattttttttttgtctttataTGAAACAAATAGTTTCCTGTCATTTCAACCCATTTGACAATCCATGTGCTCAAGATTTTGGCCTTTTTTAAAGCTTCAATTATTACTTTCcacacaaatatttttatgcatttagatcaaattaattgtaaataattccattatatatatatatacataaaaaaaagaaataaNggattttttttttttttttttttttagctaataaaaagaaaaaatattttcaaagcAAATTAGAAAATGGGCATAGATTTCTGTACAAAGAAAGAGccttcaaattatatattattcgaataataaagaaaaagggagaGAAAAGCATGGGAAGCCCTaattggttaattaattaattaaaaagtctCCAAAAATATAATCAGCAGAGCGACAAAGACGACATGTCGAAACCCACCTGCGAGGAGCTAGCCGATCTCCCATACTTcttagaggaagaagaagaagaagaagccgaCATGTCGCTGGACCTCCTCCTAAGCATGAGCCTCATGCCATCAGCAACACGAACGGCAGGGTTAGACTTGAACTTACGGCAAAACGACATATGGGCATTGACAGCTTCTTCCAAGCCCACCAATGGCTTCTT is part of the Cucurbita pepo subsp. pepo cultivar mu-cu-16 chromosome LG03, ASM280686v2, whole genome shotgun sequence genome and encodes:
- the LOC111790490 gene encoding uncharacterized protein LOC111790490, encoding MKTVLSSSASSNSTITTAATTPVTVAGEDDERSEARDSCYYPGCRKDANCNCKICLDSINATLDLMPYSVQKSSLTKLSASRPNLETTPISFNPSILTTPTSGTSRILNCPKFKSPVKLTSRFKAEEGEKDSSKFRRFVTLIFAICLIFAATSGFSCAIAAVFRPKLSAEIVRTASKKSQFVEDLNGKFRVLQRVLQEMMNGEISNCSHSNSYWEIDQEGMLLSSKCTMYKSATEAVSIWGWPLQTAGLLRTGFSQRSFTILSGRVTEWSEGGIGYLVREANTSWVQNKWGASAVHLDPHTWVVEYRQSSLLENSSLNVMAADFFKHWMMKVMRRLKNEVWVFLDVGTKFHEIVTATSDFKTPT
- the LOC111790510 gene encoding uncharacterized protein LOC111790510, coding for MEIELVVTCDCCGLKEDCTQCYISEVKAKFEGKWLCGLCSEAVRDEAKRSKKPLVGLEEAVNAHMSFCRKFKSNPAVRVADGMRLMLRRRSSDMSASSSSSSSKKYGRSASSSQVGFDMSSLSLC